In Syntrophales bacterium, one genomic interval encodes:
- a CDS encoding peptide chain release factor-like protein, whose product MFTVTEAKEQELKKRMAKLGVCEDDLRETFVRSSGPGGQKVNKTSSCVHLLHIPTGLAVKCRRERSQALNRFFARRLLMDRIERMRDGIVSAERQRIEKMRRQKRKRSGRAKEKVLEAKRRQSEKKELRKPPVPDV is encoded by the coding sequence ATGTTTACCGTAACAGAGGCAAAGGAACAGGAACTGAAAAAGCGGATGGCAAAACTCGGAGTCTGCGAGGATGACCTGCGGGAAACCTTCGTCCGTTCCTCCGGGCCGGGCGGCCAGAAGGTCAACAAAACCTCTTCCTGTGTTCACCTCCTCCACATTCCCACGGGACTTGCCGTCAAATGCCGGCGGGAGCGCTCACAAGCCCTGAACCGTTTTTTTGCCAGGCGGCTTCTCATGGACAGGATCGAACGGATGCGGGATGGCATCGTTTCGGCGGAGCGCCAGCGCATAGAAAAAATGCGGCGGCAGAAACGGAAACGATCCGGACGGGCGAAGGAGAAAGTCCTGGAAGCGAAACGCCGCCAGTCGGAAAAGAAAGAGCTTCGGAAGCCGCCGGTTCCGGACGTATGA
- a CDS encoding sulfate/molybdate ABC transporter ATP-binding protein, whose product MSIEIRNISKTFGTFKALDNVSLTVKNGELVALLGPSGSGKTTLLRILAGLEEADPGGGGIFFHNADVARRHVSARGVGFVFQHYALFRHMSVFENIAFGLRVKRRNQRPDKQFISNKVHDLLKLIQLEGMANRYPHQLSGGQRQRVALARALAVEPKVLLLDEPFGALDAKVRKELRSWLRRLHDEIHVTSVFVTHDQEEALEVADRVVVTNLGRIEQIGTPDQVFHRPANEFVMNFLGNVNTFRGRINEGTVQFDSIEMPFSENRRKINGEARIFIRPHDVTIDTTAGGQSALEAAVLRVNTAGPLVRVELITSAGQNLTSEISQERFASMNLEPGGKVYVRPRHIRVFAE is encoded by the coding sequence ATGAGCATAGAAATCAGAAATATTTCAAAGACCTTTGGAACCTTCAAGGCACTGGACAATGTGAGTCTTACCGTAAAGAACGGTGAACTGGTGGCGCTTCTTGGGCCGTCGGGATCGGGGAAGACAACGCTTTTACGCATCCTTGCCGGACTGGAGGAGGCGGATCCCGGTGGGGGAGGCATCTTCTTTCATAACGCGGATGTCGCCCGACGCCACGTCAGCGCCCGGGGTGTGGGGTTTGTCTTTCAACACTACGCGTTGTTTCGCCATATGAGTGTTTTTGAAAACATCGCTTTCGGGTTACGGGTCAAACGCCGGAATCAAAGACCGGACAAACAGTTCATCAGTAACAAGGTGCATGACCTGCTGAAACTGATCCAGCTTGAAGGTATGGCAAACCGGTATCCCCACCAGTTGTCCGGCGGCCAGCGCCAGCGGGTTGCCCTGGCACGGGCTCTTGCCGTGGAACCCAAAGTTCTGCTACTGGATGAACCCTTCGGGGCCCTCGATGCCAAGGTCCGCAAGGAGCTTCGGTCCTGGCTGCGTCGCCTTCATGACGAGATTCATGTCACCAGCGTGTTCGTTACTCACGATCAGGAAGAAGCTCTTGAGGTTGCTGACCGTGTAGTCGTCACTAATCTGGGCAGGATCGAGCAGATTGGAACACCCGATCAGGTCTTTCACCGGCCGGCAAACGAGTTTGTCATGAACTTTCTTGGCAACGTGAATACCTTCCGTGGGCGGATCAACGAGGGAACCGTTCAATTTGACTCCATTGAAATGCCCTTCTCGGAAAACAGGCGGAAGATAAACGGAGAAGCACGTATTTTCATACGACCCCATGACGTCACCATCGATACGACGGCCGGCGGCCAGTCCGCACTGGAGGCGGCAGTCCTTCGGGTAAACACCGCAGGGCCGCTTGTCCGGGTTGAACTGATTACCAGCGCCGGCCAGAACCTGACTTCGGAGATATCACAGGAACGCTTTGCCTCAATGAACTTGGAACCGGGCGGAAAGGTCTATGTTCGTCCCCGCCATATAAGGGTTTTCGCAGAATAA
- a CDS encoding ABC-F family ATP-binding cassette domain-containing protein yields MESLEWLEEFLVSYRGSVVLVSHDSRFLDTLVNRVVELSQGKATEYRGNYSSYLLQKAQRRKIAESSYENRQKFIERTTRFVERFRYKNTRARQVQSRLKMLEKLAAIEIGGPERQIAFSFPDPPRSGRVVLELAGLEKSYGTKPVLRDISLTIESGDRIACLGVNGAGKSTLARVMAGIEACDRGERRVGHNVTIAYYGQNTTELLNPDRTVLGTLDEQAPFRSPGELRTLLGSFLFTGDDVFKPVSVLSGGEKSRLALAKMLLEPANFLILDEPTNHLDARSKAVLQKRLRDFPGTLYIVSHDRDFLAPITNKVLALRRGGVDVYRGTLEEYLERIHGLRESPENLERDTGTAGGGKEASADRERKRREALTRQERHRRIKPLRDEAAALEGTIEEAEARLRQIEAAFAREETFVDERLIQSLQKEYADLSAHLESLYDTWTARHESIEAVEREFSVP; encoded by the coding sequence ATGGAGTCCCTGGAGTGGCTCGAAGAGTTCCTCGTGTCCTACCGGGGCTCGGTCGTCCTGGTCTCCCATGACAGCCGCTTTCTTGACACCCTGGTGAACCGGGTGGTGGAACTGTCCCAGGGAAAGGCCACGGAGTACCGGGGAAACTACTCGTCATACCTGTTGCAAAAAGCCCAACGACGAAAAATCGCTGAATCTTCCTACGAAAACCGGCAGAAATTCATTGAGCGGACCACCCGGTTCGTCGAACGGTTCCGCTACAAGAATACCAGGGCGCGCCAGGTTCAGAGCCGGCTGAAGATGCTGGAAAAGCTGGCCGCTATAGAAATCGGGGGACCGGAGCGGCAGATCGCCTTTTCCTTTCCTGATCCTCCCCGTTCAGGGCGGGTGGTACTGGAACTTGCAGGTCTGGAAAAGTCCTATGGAACCAAACCTGTTCTCAGGGACATCTCACTCACCATAGAGTCGGGAGACCGTATCGCCTGCCTGGGTGTCAACGGTGCCGGAAAATCCACACTGGCCCGCGTCATGGCGGGTATCGAAGCCTGTGACCGCGGGGAACGCAGGGTGGGACACAATGTCACCATCGCCTATTACGGCCAGAACACGACAGAACTGCTCAATCCCGACAGGACGGTGCTCGGGACCCTTGACGAGCAGGCTCCTTTCCGGTCACCCGGCGAATTGAGGACCCTGCTGGGATCCTTTCTCTTTACCGGTGATGACGTGTTCAAGCCCGTGTCGGTCCTGTCGGGAGGTGAAAAAAGCCGTCTCGCCCTGGCGAAAATGCTGCTTGAACCGGCGAATTTCCTCATCCTCGATGAACCCACCAATCACCTCGATGCCCGATCGAAGGCGGTGCTGCAAAAGAGGCTGCGGGACTTTCCGGGAACCTTGTACATCGTGTCTCATGACCGGGACTTCCTGGCACCCATAACCAACAAGGTGCTGGCCCTCCGCCGGGGGGGAGTGGATGTTTACAGAGGAACCCTCGAAGAGTACCTGGAGAGGATACACGGGCTTCGTGAAAGTCCGGAGAATCTTGAAAGAGACACCGGCACGGCCGGCGGCGGGAAGGAAGCTTCCGCCGACCGCGAGCGGAAACGCCGGGAAGCACTCACCAGGCAGGAGCGTCACAGGCGAATCAAGCCTCTTCGGGACGAAGCCGCCGCCCTCGAGGGGACCATTGAAGAAGCAGAAGCCCGTCTCCGGCAAATCGAAGCGGCCTTTGCCCGGGAAGAAACCTTTGTCGACGAGCGTCTGATACAATCGCTTCAGAAAGAGTACGCCGATCTTTCAGCCCACCTGGAGTCGCTCTATGACACATGGACCGCCCGCCACGAATCGATCGAAGCCGTTGAACGGGAGTTCTCGGTCCCTTGA
- a CDS encoding MarR family EPS-associated transcriptional regulator encodes MLDTQTFNTEREEVLNILREIHRNPEMTQRELSASLGVSLGKINFLLKALVRKGLIKADNFKKSDNKTAYLYLLTPYGIEEKARITYYFLKHKIQEYHQLEEEIRQLKTEVEARGSKYKRL; translated from the coding sequence ATGCTGGATACACAGACATTTAACACTGAACGAGAAGAGGTTCTCAACATCCTCCGCGAGATACACAGGAACCCTGAAATGACTCAGCGGGAACTGTCGGCCAGTCTCGGGGTCAGCCTCGGGAAGATCAATTTTCTTCTCAAGGCGCTGGTTCGCAAGGGACTTATCAAGGCCGACAACTTTAAAAAATCAGACAACAAAACCGCGTACCTGTATCTTTTGACGCCTTATGGCATCGAAGAAAAAGCTCGGATCACCTACTATTTTCTCAAGCATAAAATACAGGAATACCACCAATTGGAAGAAGAGATCCGTCAGCTGAAAACAGAAGTCGAGGCACGCGGCAGTAAATACAAAAGACTATAG
- the cysT gene encoding sulfate ABC transporter permease subunit CysT, with amino-acid sequence MTPSSVIQRVRLKQTSVLPGFGLSMGFTLFYLALLVLIPLGGLVLFTGTRITLDEFWVKAIADPRVLASYRLSLGGSFIAALLNAVFGLIVAWVLVRYEFPGKRFMDAIVDLPFALPTAVSGIALTTLYVHTGWIGRWFEPLGIQIAYAWPGIIIALTLIGLPFVVRTVQPALEGLEPEIEEAAASLGATRWQTFVYVTLPTVMPSLLTGFALAFARAVGEFGSVYFIAGNMPYKTEIAPLLILIKLEQFDYVGATAIGVVMLIVAFVLLLIINLLQWWSRRHQL; translated from the coding sequence ATGACTCCTTCGTCTGTCATACAGCGTGTACGCCTGAAACAGACCAGCGTGCTGCCCGGCTTCGGGCTCAGCATGGGCTTCACTCTGTTTTACCTTGCCCTGCTGGTGCTGATACCGCTGGGCGGTCTGGTGTTGTTTACGGGAACGCGGATCACCTTGGACGAATTCTGGGTCAAGGCCATTGCCGATCCCCGAGTGCTGGCGTCCTATCGGCTCAGTTTGGGCGGATCCTTCATCGCGGCGTTGCTGAACGCTGTTTTTGGCCTGATTGTAGCTTGGGTGCTGGTGCGCTATGAGTTTCCGGGCAAGCGGTTCATGGACGCCATCGTTGATCTACCCTTCGCGCTACCCACCGCCGTCTCGGGTATTGCTCTCACGACACTCTACGTCCATACCGGGTGGATCGGGCGATGGTTTGAACCGCTGGGCATCCAGATTGCCTATGCATGGCCGGGCATCATCATTGCCCTGACACTGATCGGCCTTCCCTTTGTTGTGCGCACCGTTCAACCCGCACTTGAGGGACTGGAGCCGGAGATCGAAGAGGCTGCCGCCAGCTTGGGCGCAACGCGATGGCAGACATTTGTCTATGTGACTCTGCCGACGGTGATGCCGTCACTGCTGACGGGGTTCGCTCTGGCCTTCGCCCGCGCTGTCGGTGAATTCGGGTCGGTTTACTTCATCGCGGGCAACATGCCCTACAAGACCGAAATAGCACCCCTGCTCATCCTTATAAAACTTGAACAGTTCGACTATGTCGGCGCCACGGCCATTGGAGTGGTCATGCTGATTGTCGCATTTGTTCTGCTTTTAATCATCAACCTGCTCCAGTGGTGGAGCAGACGTCATCAGTTGTGA
- the cysW gene encoding sulfate ABC transporter permease subunit CysW: protein MDENLSAFRAIRSNTESALARRILIGTALTFIGLFLFLPLVLVFSYAFREGFGMYLFSFTTPDAVSAIRLTLVAAAIAVPLNTLFGVAAAWAIGKFEFKGKSVLITLIDLPFAVSPIIAGLIFVLLFGSLGWFGPWLRDLGISIIFATPGIVIATMFVTVPFVARELIPLMQAQGTEEEQSALTLGASGFQTFRHVTLPNIKWGLIYGVILTNARAMGEFGAVSVVSGHIRGQTNTMPLHIEILYNDYQMTAAFAVASLLAFLAVVTLVIKFMVEWKAHRDRDAAARRVEQGNSP, encoded by the coding sequence TTGGACGAGAACCTGTCTGCTTTTCGTGCTATCAGGTCGAATACCGAGTCCGCTCTGGCCCGCCGTATTCTGATCGGTACGGCACTGACCTTCATTGGACTGTTCCTGTTTTTGCCCTTGGTGCTCGTGTTCAGCTACGCATTCAGAGAAGGTTTCGGCATGTATCTTTTCTCCTTCACAACGCCGGATGCAGTATCAGCCATACGTCTCACGCTCGTAGCCGCTGCGATAGCCGTACCGCTGAACACGCTCTTCGGTGTCGCCGCAGCCTGGGCCATCGGCAAATTCGAGTTCAAGGGCAAGAGCGTTCTCATCACCCTTATAGACCTGCCCTTTGCCGTTTCGCCTATAATCGCCGGATTAATTTTCGTGCTGCTCTTCGGATCCCTCGGCTGGTTCGGCCCGTGGCTGCGCGATCTCGGCATCAGCATCATATTCGCGACGCCCGGGATTGTTATCGCAACCATGTTCGTTACCGTACCATTCGTCGCCCGGGAATTGATTCCCCTCATGCAGGCCCAGGGAACAGAAGAGGAACAGTCGGCGCTGACATTGGGGGCCAGCGGTTTTCAGACCTTCCGGCATGTAACGCTACCGAATATCAAGTGGGGACTTATTTACGGCGTGATTCTGACCAACGCGCGAGCCATGGGGGAATTCGGGGCCGTGTCCGTCGTCTCGGGACATATTCGGGGTCAGACCAATACCATGCCCCTACACATCGAGATTCTTTACAACGACTACCAGATGACCGCCGCTTTTGCCGTGGCATCCCTGCTGGCATTTCTGGCCGTAGTCACACTGGTGATAAAATTCATGGTCGAGTGGAAGGCCCATCGAGACCGGGATGCGGCGGCCCGCAGGGTGGAACAGGGGAACAGTCCATGA
- a CDS encoding 1-acyl-sn-glycerol-3-phosphate acyltransferase gives MKKVLYILYQPYKWLIFAPVLLLSTLLLGITALVLLMFLGPRTVSRVCGQTWARINSFVTPMLVTVEGRENIDPEQSYVVISNHQSQFDIFVLYGWLGIDFRWVMKQELRKVPALGVACEKIGHIFIDRSNHEKALASINRAKQQITGGTSVLFFPEGTRSCSTEMLPFKKGAFRMAVDMGLPLLPVTIVGTEKILPNKTIDLFPGSATMIVHPPIDTTGYDDGTLRELMDRAREVIESARPPRNQ, from the coding sequence ATGAAAAAAGTTCTGTACATTCTGTATCAACCATACAAGTGGCTTATTTTTGCTCCTGTGCTGCTTCTGTCGACGCTTCTTTTGGGAATCACGGCTCTTGTTCTCCTCATGTTCCTGGGGCCCAGGACGGTCAGCCGGGTCTGCGGGCAGACCTGGGCCCGCATCAACAGCTTTGTCACCCCCATGCTTGTCACCGTGGAAGGCCGGGAGAACATAGATCCCGAGCAATCCTACGTTGTCATCAGCAACCACCAGAGCCAGTTCGATATCTTCGTTCTCTACGGCTGGCTGGGCATCGATTTCAGATGGGTTATGAAGCAGGAACTGCGCAAGGTGCCGGCCTTGGGGGTCGCCTGCGAGAAAATCGGCCATATTTTTATCGACCGATCGAACCACGAAAAGGCCCTGGCGTCCATAAACAGGGCGAAGCAACAGATCACCGGGGGAACGTCGGTATTGTTTTTCCCCGAAGGAACGCGAAGCTGCAGCACGGAGATGCTTCCCTTCAAGAAGGGGGCCTTCAGGATGGCCGTCGACATGGGCCTGCCCCTGCTGCCCGTAACCATCGTGGGAACGGAAAAAATACTGCCCAACAAGACGATCGATCTGTTCCCGGGATCGGCAACCATGATTGTTCACCCGCCCATAGACACCACGGGATACGATGATGGGACACTCCGGGAGCTCATGGACCGGGCCCGGGAGGTCATCGAATCGGCTCGACCCCCGCGGAACCAATAA
- a CDS encoding 3'(2'),5'-bisphosphate nucleotidase codes for MKYDREQQIAIAAVVAAVRLCEQARADIPAALEKSDKSPVTVADFGSQALICRVLSEAFPGDMIVAEEDAAALSRPDMARHLLSVTRYVGEQVSGTTPDRVIAWIDRGKGIVAPRYWTVDPIDGTKGFLRGDQYAVALALVEEGDVKVGVLGCPAMADEKGETGVLYVATRGEGAIMTSMTGGDSRPLRVAGPGDGEHMRFVESVESSHGDQERQTRIARSVGITTPPLRMDSQVKYGVLASGKALLYVRLPSPAAPHYREKIWDHAAGSIIVEEAGGRVSDMDGKPLNFVDAPTMEDNRGVIASNGVIHDRVLAALKKIGGRT; via the coding sequence ATGAAGTACGATCGAGAACAGCAGATCGCCATCGCCGCCGTTGTTGCCGCAGTCAGGCTCTGTGAGCAGGCCCGCGCCGACATCCCCGCGGCCCTGGAGAAAAGCGATAAAAGCCCCGTAACGGTAGCCGACTTCGGATCCCAGGCCCTGATCTGCAGGGTCCTGTCGGAGGCCTTTCCCGGTGACATGATCGTGGCCGAAGAGGACGCGGCGGCCTTGAGCCGCCCGGACATGGCACGCCATCTTTTGAGCGTCACCAGGTATGTGGGCGAACAGGTCTCCGGGACGACGCCGGACCGGGTCATTGCCTGGATAGACCGGGGAAAGGGCATCGTCGCGCCCCGGTACTGGACGGTTGATCCCATCGACGGGACAAAGGGGTTCCTGCGGGGGGACCAGTATGCCGTCGCCCTGGCGCTGGTCGAGGAAGGGGACGTCAAGGTCGGTGTCCTGGGCTGTCCCGCCATGGCCGATGAAAAGGGCGAAACGGGTGTCCTCTACGTGGCGACCCGCGGCGAGGGCGCCATAATGACATCCATGACAGGTGGTGACTCCCGTCCTCTTCGCGTTGCCGGTCCCGGCGACGGGGAACATATGCGCTTTGTCGAGAGTGTCGAGAGTTCCCACGGAGACCAGGAGCGCCAGACCAGGATCGCCCGTTCCGTGGGGATCACAACTCCCCCCCTTCGAATGGATTCCCAGGTTAAATACGGGGTCCTGGCATCGGGGAAAGCCCTGTTGTATGTGCGCCTGCCCTCCCCCGCGGCCCCGCATTACCGTGAGAAGATCTGGGACCACGCGGCGGGATCAATCATAGTCGAGGAAGCCGGTGGACGGGTAAGCGATATGGACGGCAAACCCCTGAACTTCGTCGACGCTCCAACGATGGAGGATAACCGCGGCGTCATCGCAAGCAACGGCGTCATTCACGACCGGGTGCTGGCTGCGCTGAAAAAGATTGGGGGACGTACTTAA
- a CDS encoding winged helix-turn-helix transcriptional regulator has product MLTDNERRVAAAIEGDIDIDSDPFAAIAKRTGLDEATVLDIIRRLRERGVIRRFGAVLRHQRAGITSNALVVWAVPAEDMERAGTLAARHREVSHCYERTPPFQGTYGLFTMLHGLERPLADIVRDLAAELGVNDYLVLESVEEFKKVSMEYFRP; this is encoded by the coding sequence ATGTTGACGGATAATGAACGGCGGGTCGCCGCCGCGATCGAGGGCGACATCGACATCGATTCCGATCCCTTTGCCGCCATCGCGAAGCGGACCGGCCTGGATGAAGCGACGGTCCTGGACATCATCCGCCGGCTCAGGGAGCGGGGTGTCATTCGCCGCTTCGGGGCCGTCCTGCGCCACCAGCGGGCCGGTATCACGAGCAACGCCCTGGTGGTCTGGGCCGTTCCCGCTGAAGACATGGAGCGCGCGGGGACCCTGGCGGCGCGACATCGAGAAGTGTCCCACTGCTACGAAAGGACACCCCCCTTCCAGGGAACCTACGGGCTCTTCACCATGCTTCACGGCCTGGAAAGGCCGCTGGCCGACATCGTTCGGGACCTCGCGGCAGAACTGGGTGTCAATGATTACCTGGTTCTCGAAAGCGTCGAAGAATTCAAGAAAGTAAGCATGGAGTACTTCCGGCCATGA
- a CDS encoding Rrf2 family transcriptional regulator produces MKLSGKSLYALEALQHLARNYGEKPLSATRLAAECDFSLKYLEQVLATLKNKGILVSTRGKHGGYSLRLPPAEVTLGDIVRAIDGPLAPIECASRTAPSFNRCKHCEPDTCWIRKVMLRVRDNMSAIMDRETLAGMLQEAEKPSIRSHTSGFPPSRE; encoded by the coding sequence ATGAAATTATCCGGCAAGAGCCTGTACGCTCTGGAAGCTTTGCAGCATCTCGCCCGCAATTACGGTGAGAAACCTCTGTCAGCGACCCGGCTTGCCGCTGAATGCGATTTTTCATTGAAATACCTGGAGCAGGTACTCGCCACACTGAAAAACAAGGGAATTCTGGTAAGCACCCGTGGAAAGCACGGCGGTTACTCCCTGCGGCTGCCACCGGCGGAGGTCACCCTGGGTGATATCGTCCGCGCCATTGACGGACCGCTAGCACCGATTGAGTGCGCGAGCAGAACGGCTCCTTCCTTCAACCGGTGCAAGCATTGCGAACCCGATACCTGCTGGATTCGAAAGGTTATGTTGCGCGTCCGGGACAACATGTCGGCCATTATGGACAGGGAGACGCTGGCGGGAATGTTGCAGGAAGCTGAAAAACCCTCAATTCGGTCTCATACCTCCGGATTTCCGCCTTCTCGGGAATGA
- the hemL gene encoding glutamate-1-semialdehyde 2,1-aminomutase — protein MTKKSIKLFSRARRVIPGGVNSPVRAFRSVGGEPIFIDRAEGSVVRDVDGREYIDYVASWGPLILGHAHPAVVKALRKAARRGTSYGAPTRGEVKLAELIVEAFPAMDSVRMVNSGTEAVMSAIRLARAYTGRTGIVKFEGCYHGHADSLLVKAGSGVATLGIPGSPGVPASLAELTLTVPYNDITALRAVLDERGSDIAAVIVEPVAGNMGVIAPRPGFLRELREVTARRNILLIFDEVITGFRLAYGGAQTLYTIEPDLTCLGKIIGGGLPVGAFGGRRDIMNMLAPIGPVYQAGTLSGNPLAVAAGRATLEILQKTPDIYDDLNLKAETLCEAVKNVLQAHGIPATVNRAGSMFTLFFTPDDVTDFATAQKADTDRFARYFRGMLERGIALAPSQFEAAFVSAAHSDKDIRKTLEAFDAVLGGRT, from the coding sequence ATGACAAAAAAATCAATCAAGCTCTTCAGCCGCGCCCGCCGTGTCATTCCCGGCGGCGTCAACAGCCCTGTCCGAGCCTTCCGATCCGTGGGAGGCGAACCGATCTTCATCGACCGGGCCGAGGGCTCCGTGGTCCGTGATGTCGACGGCCGCGAGTATATCGACTATGTGGCGTCCTGGGGCCCGCTTATCCTCGGGCATGCCCACCCCGCCGTTGTCAAGGCGCTACGGAAAGCGGCACGGCGGGGGACAAGCTACGGGGCTCCTACAAGAGGCGAAGTGAAGCTGGCGGAGCTCATCGTGGAGGCCTTTCCGGCCATGGACTCGGTCCGCATGGTCAACTCCGGAACGGAAGCCGTCATGAGCGCCATACGCCTTGCCCGGGCCTATACGGGCCGCACCGGCATCGTCAAGTTCGAAGGCTGCTACCACGGGCACGCCGACTCGCTCCTTGTCAAGGCGGGATCGGGCGTCGCCACCCTGGGCATTCCGGGAAGCCCCGGTGTTCCCGCGTCTCTGGCGGAGCTGACCCTGACGGTTCCCTATAATGACATTACCGCCCTTCGCGCCGTTCTCGATGAACGGGGTAGTGATATAGCCGCCGTCATCGTCGAACCCGTGGCGGGAAACATGGGTGTCATCGCCCCCCGGCCGGGTTTCCTGCGGGAACTGCGGGAGGTCACCGCCCGACGGAACATACTGCTCATATTCGACGAAGTCATCACCGGCTTCCGGCTCGCCTACGGAGGGGCCCAGACGCTTTATACCATCGAGCCTGATCTCACCTGCCTGGGCAAGATTATCGGCGGCGGCCTGCCCGTAGGGGCCTTCGGCGGCAGACGGGACATCATGAACATGCTCGCCCCCATTGGGCCGGTGTACCAGGCGGGAACCCTGTCGGGCAATCCCCTGGCCGTGGCCGCGGGCCGGGCAACCCTTGAGATTCTCCAGAAGACTCCGGACATCTATGACGATCTGAATCTCAAGGCCGAGACGCTCTGCGAAGCTGTGAAAAACGTTCTTCAGGCCCATGGGATTCCGGCAACTGTCAACCGGGCCGGATCCATGTTTACGCTCTTCTTTACTCCCGATGATGTGACCGACTTCGCTACGGCACAGAAAGCCGATACGGATCGCTTTGCCCGCTATTTCAGGGGCATGCTCGAGCGGGGCATCGCCCTGGCGCCGTCTCAGTTCGAAGCGGCCTTCGTCTCCGCCGCCCACAGCGACAAGGACATCCGGAAAACATTGGAAGCCTTCGACGCGGTACTGGGGGGACGTACTTAA
- the atpE gene encoding ATP synthase F0 subunit C — protein sequence MRKGLKGVVLCLLVLGLVMALSSFAMAAEEGATAVVDYSLAIVLAASVIGAGFAMGMGALGPGSGLGQATSGAANAVGRNPEAQGKILLTMLVGMAMTESVAIYALVIALVIMYANPLVSIIAG from the coding sequence ATGCGTAAAGGGTTAAAGGGAGTAGTTCTGTGTTTGCTGGTTCTCGGTCTGGTTATGGCGTTGTCGTCCTTCGCAATGGCCGCCGAGGAAGGTGCGACGGCTGTTGTGGACTATTCACTGGCAATCGTTCTCGCCGCGAGCGTCATCGGCGCGGGATTCGCCATGGGAATGGGCGCGCTCGGACCCGGTAGCGGTCTGGGACAGGCCACAAGCGGTGCCGCGAACGCTGTCGGCAGGAATCCGGAAGCCCAGGGCAAGATTCTTCTTACCATGCTCGTTGGTATGGCCATGACGGAATCCGTTGCTATCTACGCGCTTGTTATCGCACTGGTCATTATGTACGCTAACCCGCTGGTGAGTATTATCGCGGGCTAG